A genomic window from Anaerolineales bacterium includes:
- a CDS encoding DegV family protein — protein sequence MTIRIVTDSTCDLPQKAVREYGIGVVPLYIQAGGRSYLDGVDLSRAEFYERLPSFQPAATTAVPSPELFRREYERLAAEGATEILSIHISEKLSGMVNVAREAAKETTALPVTVFDSRQLSLGMGFEVLRAAELAAQGRTMAEILAELEKQIARTHVFAALDTLEFLRRSGRMNFALATIGTILQVKPFLKMYDGEPTAERVRTRSGAMKRLIELLLEHGPFEKAAILQSAASERAKELLDEVRNLLPSGEIWMEEINPVIGTHIGPGVIGFACISKA from the coding sequence AGGCCGTCCGCGAGTACGGGATCGGCGTCGTCCCCCTCTATATCCAAGCCGGCGGCCGCTCCTACCTGGACGGCGTGGACCTTTCGCGGGCCGAGTTTTACGAGCGCCTGCCCTCCTTCCAGCCCGCGGCCACCACCGCCGTCCCCAGCCCGGAGCTTTTCCGCCGCGAATACGAACGCCTGGCCGCCGAGGGCGCGACGGAGATCCTCTCGATCCACATCTCCGAGAAGCTCAGCGGGATGGTCAACGTCGCCCGCGAGGCGGCCAAGGAAACCACGGCGCTGCCGGTGACGGTCTTCGATTCGCGCCAGCTCAGCCTGGGGATGGGCTTCGAGGTGCTGAGGGCCGCGGAATTGGCCGCGCAGGGGCGGACGATGGCGGAGATTCTCGCCGAGCTGGAAAAGCAGATTGCCCGGACGCACGTTTTCGCCGCCCTGGATACGCTTGAATTCCTGCGCCGCAGCGGGCGGATGAATTTCGCCCTGGCTACTATCGGGACGATCCTGCAGGTCAAACCGTTCCTGAAAATGTACGACGGTGAGCCCACCGCCGAGCGCGTCCGCACCCGCAGCGGGGCGATGAAGCGGCTGATCGAACTGCTCTTGGAGCACGGGCCGTTCGAGAAGGCCGCCATCCTGCAATCGGCCGCCTCCGAGCGGGCCAAGGAATTGCTCGACGAGGTGCGCAACCTCCTGCCTTCCGGCGAGATCTGGATGGAGGAGATCAATCCGGTGATCGGCACCCACATCGGCCCGGGCGTGATCGGCTTCGCCTGCATCTCTAAAGCCTGA